One region of Parambassis ranga chromosome 12, fParRan2.1, whole genome shotgun sequence genomic DNA includes:
- the prrc1 gene encoding protein PRRC1 encodes MMEESGIETTPPASPTPPPPVAATVSATPITVGLSSPLSLSGTGTVSIGSPAVSTSFAPASSAPAFSSPMAGPPSFSSHFLPASTLSSPFTSSSPFPPSSSPSLPPLASSINPAGPPAPGLSAPPVGPPTGFSMSAGFDITRGHAGRTPQTPLMPTFSSPAPTPGVVSSPMVQQPAMTGRFDTGSPITFPEEQDDPRASGVANAGGGLWGFFKGVAGNPVVKTVLDKTKHSVESMITTLDPGMAPYIKSGGDIDIVVTSDKDMQVEAVRDAFQEIFGMAMVTGEPGQSNIAPQPVGYAAGVKGAQERIDSLRRAGVIHEKQPVVSLENFIAELFPDKWFDIGCLILEDPGHGIRIEVFTQATPLALDHIQQAQSMTPPDYSLRWSGLIVTVGEVLERSLPNINRIDWHQAMTGMTQRQMIQSAAKALAGMYKQQLPPRTL; translated from the exons atgatgGAAGAAAGTGGGATTGAGACTACACCTCCTGCCAGCCCtacacctcctccacctgtggCTGCCACAGTCAGCGCCACGCCAATCACTGTCG gtctgtcCAGTCCTCTGTCCCTCTCAGGCACCGGCACTGTCTCCATAGGTTCACCCGCAGTCTCTACCTCTTTTGCccctgcctcctctgctcctgcctTCAGCAGCCCCATGGCAGgacctccttccttctcttcacACTTCCTTCCTGCCTCTACACTTTCCTCACCTTTCACTAGCAGCTccccctttcctccctcctcctcaccctctctgCCACCTCTGGCGTCTTCTATCAACCCAGCTGGTCCTCCAGCACCAGGCTTGTCAGCCCCTCCTGTAGGCCCGCCTACAGGCTTCTCCATGAGCGCAGGATTTGACATCACACGGGGTCACGCTGGTCGAACACCGCAAACACCACTGATGCCAACATTCTCCAGTCCTGCTCCTACACCAG GTGTAGTCTCCAGCCCTATGGTTCAGCAGCCAGCCATGACAGGAAGATTTGATACTGGATCACCAATCACCTTCCCAGAAGAGCAGGATGACCCTAGAGCATCTGGAGTTGCCAATGCTGGTGGAGGCCTCTGGGGCTTTTTCAAG GGAGTAGCAGGTAACCCTGTTGTAAAGACAGTCCTGGACAAAACCAAACACTCTGTGGAGTCCATGATCACCACTCTGGATCCCGGCATGGCTCCATACATCA AGTCTGGTGGGGACATTGACATTGTGGTGACTTCGGATAAGGATATGCAAGTAGAGGCGGTCAGAGATGCCTTCCAAGAGATTTTTGGGATGGCCATGGTCACTGGAGAGCCTGGTCAGTCTAACATTGCGCCACAGCCTGTTGGTTACGCCGCTGGTGTCAAg ggggCTCAGGAGCGCATTGATAGTCTGCGTCGAGCTGGTGTGATCCACGAGAAGCAGCCGGTGGTCTCTTTGGAGAACTTCATTGCAGAGCTTTTTCCTGACAA GTGGTTTGACATTGGCTGCTTAATCCTGGAGGATCCTGGTCACGGCATCCGCATCGAGGTCTTCACTCAGGCGACTCCTCTGGCTCTGGATCACATCCAACAG GCTCAGTCCATGACCCCTCCAGACTACAGCCTGCGCTGGTCTGGTCTGATTGTTACTGTGGGCGAGGTGCTGGAGCGCAGCCTGCCTAACATCAACAGAATAGACTGGCACCAGGCCATGACGGGCATGACCCAACGCCAGATGATCCAGAGCGCTGCTAAAGCTCTCGCTGGAAtgtacaaacagcagctgcCGCCCAGGACTCTGTGA